The following are encoded in a window of Fusarium oxysporum f. sp. lycopersici 4287 chromosome 5, whole genome shotgun sequence genomic DNA:
- a CDS encoding argininosuccinate lyase yields MAEKKTDAPATNMLWGGRFTGGIDPLMHKYNASIIYDKALYREDVLGSIAFARANSKVGIITEDEFKMIEHGLLEVMEEWKQGTFAIMPNDEDIHTANERRLGELIGKDTAGKLHTGRSRNEQVVCDMRMWLRDRIREIDSQLVAFLQVLTKRAEAEIDYLMPGYTHLQRAQPVRWGQWIMSHAASFKQDLERLRQVFERVNLSPLGCGALAGNVFGIDRDAIAAELGFSGITLNSMNTSGDRDFIIEFLSWNSIFTSHISRWAEDLILYSTSEFGFCRLSDLYSTGSSLMPNKKNADSLELLRGKSGRAFGQMAGLMMSVKGLPTCYNKDLQEGWEPMLDSVQTVLDSLGIANGVIATMTVRPERMLAALDKTMLATDVAEWLVRNGCPFREAHHISGRVVALSENTETPMDKLTLEQLQAIDSRFTADIVKAFEYESSVEAKSARGGTSRSAVLQQIQELHAILD; encoded by the exons ATGGCGGAAAAGAAGACGGACGCCCCGGCAACCAATATGCTCTGGGGTGGCAGGTTTACAG GTGGGATTGATCCGCTTATGCATAAGTATAATGCCTCTATTATATACGATAAGGCTCTCTATAGAGAGGACGTTCTTGGATCGATTGCTTTCGCCAGGGCCAACTCAAAGGTTGGTATCATTACCGAAGACGAATTTAAGATGATCGAGCATGGTCTGCTTGAAGTGATGGAAGAATGGAAGCAGGGAACCTTCGCTATTATGCCGAATGATGAAGAC ATTCATACTGCAAACGAGCGTCGATTGGGAGAGCTTATCGGAAAGGACACCGCTGGCAAGCTGCATACAGGTCGCAGCCGCAACGAGCAGGTCGTTTGTGATATGCGCATGTGGCTACGTGACCGCATCCGTGAAATCGACAGCCAACTCGTTGCTTTCCTACAAGTCCTCACCAAACGCGCCGAGGCTGAAAT CGACTACCTCATGCCCGGCTACACCCACTTACAACGCGCGCAGCCAGTTCGCTGGGGTCAGTGGATAATGTCACATGCTGCTTCGTTCAAGCAGGATCTCGAGCGATTGCGCCAGGTCTTCGAAAGGGTCAACCTTAGCCCACTTGGATGTGGTGCATTAGCTGGTAATGTGTTTGGCATCGATCGAGATGCAATAGCCGCGGAGCTTGGTTTCAGCGGAATCACTCTGAACTCCATGAACACTTCAGGCGACCgtgacttcatcatcgagTTCCTAAGCTGGAACTCGATATTCACCAGCCATATCAGCAGGTGGGCTGAAGATCTCATATTATACTCCACTTCCGAGTTCGGGTTTTGTCGTTTGTCAGATCTTTATAGTACCGGCAGCAG TTTAATGCCGAATAAGAAGAACGCCGACAGTTTGGAACTCTTGCGCGGCAAGTCAGGTCGTGCTTTCGGTCAAATGGCTGggctgatgatg AGCGTGAAAGGCTTGCCAACTTGCTACAACAAGGACCTTCAGGAGGGATGGGAACCCATGCTGGATTCGGTCCAAACTGTTTTGGACAGTCTGGGCATCGCCAACGGGGTTATCGCCACTATGACCGTGCGGCCTGAGCGGATGTTGGCTGCCCTGGATAAGACGATGCTTGCCACTGATGTCGCGGAGTGGCTGGTGCGAAACGGATGTCCTTTTAGGGAAGCTCATCACATTTCTGGACGCGTTGTTGCATTATCGGAAAATACGGAAACCCCGATGGATAAACTAACCCTGGAGCAACTGCAAGCCATCGATTCTCGATTCACAGCGGACATTGTGAAAGCATTCGAATATGAGTCGAGTGTTGAGGCGAAATCGGCCAGGGGCGGTACTAGTCGATCAGCCGTGCTGCAGCAGATTCAGGAACTCCATGCTATCTTAGATTAG
- a CDS encoding argininosuccinate lyase: MAEKKTDAPATNMLWGGRFTGGIDPLMHKYNASIIYDKALYREDVLGSIAFARANSKVGIITEDEFKMIEHGLLEVMEEWKQGTFAIMPNDEDIHTANERRLGELIGKDTAGKLHTGRSRNEQVVCDMRMWLRDRIREIDSQLVAFLQVLTKRAEAEIDYLMPGYTHLQRAQPVRWGQWIMSHAASFKQDLERLRQVFERVNLSPLGCGALAGNVFGIDRDAIAAELGFSGITLNSMNTSGDRDFIIEFLSWNSIFTSHISRWAEDLILYSTSEFGFCRLSDLYSTGSSLMPNKKNADSLELLRGKSGRAFGQMAGLMMVSSNTDISAHE, encoded by the exons ATGGCGGAAAAGAAGACGGACGCCCCGGCAACCAATATGCTCTGGGGTGGCAGGTTTACAG GTGGGATTGATCCGCTTATGCATAAGTATAATGCCTCTATTATATACGATAAGGCTCTCTATAGAGAGGACGTTCTTGGATCGATTGCTTTCGCCAGGGCCAACTCAAAGGTTGGTATCATTACCGAAGACGAATTTAAGATGATCGAGCATGGTCTGCTTGAAGTGATGGAAGAATGGAAGCAGGGAACCTTCGCTATTATGCCGAATGATGAAGAC ATTCATACTGCAAACGAGCGTCGATTGGGAGAGCTTATCGGAAAGGACACCGCTGGCAAGCTGCATACAGGTCGCAGCCGCAACGAGCAGGTCGTTTGTGATATGCGCATGTGGCTACGTGACCGCATCCGTGAAATCGACAGCCAACTCGTTGCTTTCCTACAAGTCCTCACCAAACGCGCCGAGGCTGAAAT CGACTACCTCATGCCCGGCTACACCCACTTACAACGCGCGCAGCCAGTTCGCTGGGGTCAGTGGATAATGTCACATGCTGCTTCGTTCAAGCAGGATCTCGAGCGATTGCGCCAGGTCTTCGAAAGGGTCAACCTTAGCCCACTTGGATGTGGTGCATTAGCTGGTAATGTGTTTGGCATCGATCGAGATGCAATAGCCGCGGAGCTTGGTTTCAGCGGAATCACTCTGAACTCCATGAACACTTCAGGCGACCgtgacttcatcatcgagTTCCTAAGCTGGAACTCGATATTCACCAGCCATATCAGCAGGTGGGCTGAAGATCTCATATTATACTCCACTTCCGAGTTCGGGTTTTGTCGTTTGTCAGATCTTTATAGTACCGGCAGCAG TTTAATGCCGAATAAGAAGAACGCCGACAGTTTGGAACTCTTGCGCGGCAAGTCAGGTCGTGCTTTCGGTCAAATGGCTGggctgatgatggtgagTTCGAATACAGACATATCAGCTCATGAGTGA
- a CDS encoding argininosuccinate lyase — translation MHKYNASIIYDKALYREDVLGSIAFARANSKVGIITEDEFKMIEHGLLEVMEEWKQGTFAIMPNDEDIHTANERRLGELIGKDTAGKLHTGRSRNEQVVCDMRMWLRDRIREIDSQLVAFLQVLTKRAEAEIDYLMPGYTHLQRAQPVRWGQWIMSHAASFKQDLERLRQVFERVNLSPLGCGALAGNVFGIDRDAIAAELGFSGITLNSMNTSGDRDFIIEFLSWNSIFTSHISRWAEDLILYSTSEFGFCRLSDLYSTGSSLMPNKKNADSLELLRGKSGRAFGQMAGLMMSVKGLPTCYNKDLQEGWEPMLDSVQTVLDSLGIANGVIATMTVRPERMLAALDKTMLATDVAEWLVRNGCPFREAHHISGRVVALSENTETPMDKLTLEQLQAIDSRFTADIVKAFEYESSVEAKSARGGTSRSAVLQQIQELHAILD, via the exons ATGCATAAGTATAATGCCTCTATTATATACGATAAGGCTCTCTATAGAGAGGACGTTCTTGGATCGATTGCTTTCGCCAGGGCCAACTCAAAGGTTGGTATCATTACCGAAGACGAATTTAAGATGATCGAGCATGGTCTGCTTGAAGTGATGGAAGAATGGAAGCAGGGAACCTTCGCTATTATGCCGAATGATGAAGAC ATTCATACTGCAAACGAGCGTCGATTGGGAGAGCTTATCGGAAAGGACACCGCTGGCAAGCTGCATACAGGTCGCAGCCGCAACGAGCAGGTCGTTTGTGATATGCGCATGTGGCTACGTGACCGCATCCGTGAAATCGACAGCCAACTCGTTGCTTTCCTACAAGTCCTCACCAAACGCGCCGAGGCTGAAAT CGACTACCTCATGCCCGGCTACACCCACTTACAACGCGCGCAGCCAGTTCGCTGGGGTCAGTGGATAATGTCACATGCTGCTTCGTTCAAGCAGGATCTCGAGCGATTGCGCCAGGTCTTCGAAAGGGTCAACCTTAGCCCACTTGGATGTGGTGCATTAGCTGGTAATGTGTTTGGCATCGATCGAGATGCAATAGCCGCGGAGCTTGGTTTCAGCGGAATCACTCTGAACTCCATGAACACTTCAGGCGACCgtgacttcatcatcgagTTCCTAAGCTGGAACTCGATATTCACCAGCCATATCAGCAGGTGGGCTGAAGATCTCATATTATACTCCACTTCCGAGTTCGGGTTTTGTCGTTTGTCAGATCTTTATAGTACCGGCAGCAG TTTAATGCCGAATAAGAAGAACGCCGACAGTTTGGAACTCTTGCGCGGCAAGTCAGGTCGTGCTTTCGGTCAAATGGCTGggctgatgatg AGCGTGAAAGGCTTGCCAACTTGCTACAACAAGGACCTTCAGGAGGGATGGGAACCCATGCTGGATTCGGTCCAAACTGTTTTGGACAGTCTGGGCATCGCCAACGGGGTTATCGCCACTATGACCGTGCGGCCTGAGCGGATGTTGGCTGCCCTGGATAAGACGATGCTTGCCACTGATGTCGCGGAGTGGCTGGTGCGAAACGGATGTCCTTTTAGGGAAGCTCATCACATTTCTGGACGCGTTGTTGCATTATCGGAAAATACGGAAACCCCGATGGATAAACTAACCCTGGAGCAACTGCAAGCCATCGATTCTCGATTCACAGCGGACATTGTGAAAGCATTCGAATATGAGTCGAGTGTTGAGGCGAAATCGGCCAGGGGCGGTACTAGTCGATCAGCCGTGCTGCAGCAGATTCAGGAACTCCATGCTATCTTAGATTAG
- a CDS encoding argininosuccinate lyase — protein MMKTFILQTSVDWESLSERTPLASCIQVAAATSRSFVICACGYVTASVKSTANSLLSYKSSPNAPRLKCKPGTTSEQSPLLSNIHSDYLMPGYTHLQRAQPVRWGQWIMSHAASFKQDLERLRQVFERVNLSPLGCGALAGNVFGIDRDAIAAELGFSGITLNSMNTSGDRDFIIEFLSWNSIFTSHISRWAEDLILYSTSEFGFCRLSDLYSTGSSLMPNKKNADSLELLRGKSGRAFGQMAGLMMSVKGLPTCYNKDLQEGWEPMLDSVQTVLDSLGIANGVIATMTVRPERMLAALDKTMLATDVAEWLVRNGCPFREAHHISGRVVALSENTETPMDKLTLEQLQAIDSRFTADIVKAFEYESSVEAKSARGGTSRSAVLQQIQELHAILD, from the exons ATGATGAAGAC ATTCATACTGCAAACGAGCGTCGATTGGGAGAGCTTATCGGAAAGGACACCGCTGGCAAGCTGCATACAGGTCGCAGCCGCAACGAGCAGGTCGTTTGTGATATGCGCATGTGGCTACGTGACCGCATCCGTGAAATCGACAGCCAACTCGTTGCTTTCCTACAAGTCCTCACCAAACGCGCCGAGGCTGAAATGTAAGCCTGGCACTACATCCGAACAAAGCCCCTTACTGAGTAACATCCATAGCGACTACCTCATGCCCGGCTACACCCACTTACAACGCGCGCAGCCAGTTCGCTGGGGTCAGTGGATAATGTCACATGCTGCTTCGTTCAAGCAGGATCTCGAGCGATTGCGCCAGGTCTTCGAAAGGGTCAACCTTAGCCCACTTGGATGTGGTGCATTAGCTGGTAATGTGTTTGGCATCGATCGAGATGCAATAGCCGCGGAGCTTGGTTTCAGCGGAATCACTCTGAACTCCATGAACACTTCAGGCGACCgtgacttcatcatcgagTTCCTAAGCTGGAACTCGATATTCACCAGCCATATCAGCAGGTGGGCTGAAGATCTCATATTATACTCCACTTCCGAGTTCGGGTTTTGTCGTTTGTCAGATCTTTATAGTACCGGCAGCAG TTTAATGCCGAATAAGAAGAACGCCGACAGTTTGGAACTCTTGCGCGGCAAGTCAGGTCGTGCTTTCGGTCAAATGGCTGggctgatgatg AGCGTGAAAGGCTTGCCAACTTGCTACAACAAGGACCTTCAGGAGGGATGGGAACCCATGCTGGATTCGGTCCAAACTGTTTTGGACAGTCTGGGCATCGCCAACGGGGTTATCGCCACTATGACCGTGCGGCCTGAGCGGATGTTGGCTGCCCTGGATAAGACGATGCTTGCCACTGATGTCGCGGAGTGGCTGGTGCGAAACGGATGTCCTTTTAGGGAAGCTCATCACATTTCTGGACGCGTTGTTGCATTATCGGAAAATACGGAAACCCCGATGGATAAACTAACCCTGGAGCAACTGCAAGCCATCGATTCTCGATTCACAGCGGACATTGTGAAAGCATTCGAATATGAGTCGAGTGTTGAGGCGAAATCGGCCAGGGGCGGTACTAGTCGATCAGCCGTGCTGCAGCAGATTCAGGAACTCCATGCTATCTTAGATTAG